In the Thauera sedimentorum genome, one interval contains:
- a CDS encoding ABC transporter substrate-binding protein: MSRVLRSFSVVASLLAFCLPLDLAAQGREIVVGQVAPFSGPQAVTGRAIHAGVKLYLDHVNAQGGVRGAKIRLLTRDDAQQAAQTVALTRELIASESPVALIGTVGTANVEALIADGVLQKSGVPLVGAVSGASSAIAGNKVFVIKASYHEEVNRLFTNLAGLGIKRVGLVYQDDALGQDVIAGADAAARRHGIELIARAGYPRNTVEVGEAVAAMVKAEPQVVFLGATTAAAIEFVRQYREGGGLATLYGMSIIDTRQLLAKLGPEGARGFAFSVVLPLETQRTIAVNLEYLRLRDQSKDADLSARSIEGFIAAKALVHALHNAAVGGAPTPAAVVKSLQAMRKVDLGGYTLDFGQQGRSGSSYVDFAMLGDGGRVVH; the protein is encoded by the coding sequence ATGTCACGAGTACTCCGCAGTTTCAGCGTCGTCGCCAGCCTGCTGGCCTTCTGCCTCCCGCTCGACCTCGCCGCCCAGGGGCGCGAGATCGTCGTCGGCCAGGTGGCGCCGTTCTCCGGGCCGCAGGCGGTCACCGGGCGGGCGATCCACGCCGGGGTGAAGCTCTACCTCGATCATGTCAACGCGCAAGGCGGCGTGCGTGGCGCGAAGATCCGCCTGCTCACCCGCGACGATGCGCAGCAGGCGGCGCAGACCGTGGCGCTGACCCGGGAGCTGATCGCCAGTGAGTCGCCGGTGGCCCTGATCGGCACCGTGGGCACCGCCAACGTGGAGGCGCTGATCGCCGACGGCGTGCTGCAGAAGAGCGGCGTGCCGCTGGTCGGCGCGGTATCCGGCGCCTCCAGCGCCATCGCCGGCAACAAGGTGTTCGTCATCAAGGCGAGCTATCACGAGGAGGTGAACCGCCTGTTCACCAATCTGGCGGGACTGGGCATCAAGCGCGTCGGGCTGGTGTATCAGGACGATGCGCTCGGCCAGGACGTGATCGCCGGCGCCGATGCCGCCGCGCGCCGCCATGGCATCGAGCTGATCGCCCGCGCCGGCTATCCGCGCAACACCGTGGAAGTCGGGGAGGCGGTCGCCGCGATGGTGAAGGCCGAGCCGCAGGTGGTCTTCCTCGGCGCCACCACGGCGGCGGCGATCGAGTTCGTGCGCCAGTACCGCGAGGGCGGAGGACTGGCGACGCTGTACGGCATGTCCATCATCGACACCCGCCAACTGCTTGCCAAGCTCGGCCCGGAAGGCGCGCGCGGCTTCGCCTTCTCGGTGGTGCTGCCGCTGGAGACCCAGCGCACCATCGCGGTCAATCTCGAATACCTGCGCCTGCGCGACCAGAGCAAGGACGCGGACCTGTCGGCGCGCTCCATCGAAGGCTTCATCGCTGCCAAGGCGCTGGTCCATGCGCTGCACAACGCCGCAGTGGGCGGCGCGCCCACCCCGGCGGCGGTGGTGAAGAGCCTGCAGGCGATGCGCAAGGTGGATCTCGGCGGCTACACGCTCGACTTTGGCCAGCAGGGCCGGTCGGGTTCCAGCTACGTTGACTTCGCCATGCTCGGCGACGGCGGGCGGGTGGTGCACTGA
- a CDS encoding cytochrome c oxidase subunit 3 family protein, producing the protein MSTLALPADSPAAPPARGRVPGNHGIWAGIGCEFVEFAVLFIVYFVARAHFPADFEAGSGRLNTLAGTAITLIMVTSSFFVASSVVSLRAGRRRASIAWLVAGLVTALGYPLAKYLEFRWNMAQGITGEAGIFFTVYYYLTLTHLVHAFWGILGMLWVLARHSTGSYSAENHGGLEALASYWHATDIIWLVIFSFFYVLA; encoded by the coding sequence ATGAGCACGCTCGCCCTGCCCGCCGACTCCCCCGCTGCGCCCCCGGCGCGCGGACGTGTGCCCGGCAACCACGGCATCTGGGCCGGCATCGGCTGCGAGTTCGTCGAGTTCGCGGTGCTGTTCATCGTCTATTTCGTCGCCCGCGCGCACTTCCCGGCCGACTTCGAGGCCGGTTCCGGGCGCTTGAACACCCTGGCTGGCACCGCGATCACCCTGATCATGGTGACCAGCAGCTTCTTCGTCGCCAGCTCGGTTGTCAGCCTGCGCGCCGGCCGGCGCCGCGCGTCTATCGCCTGGCTGGTGGCCGGACTGGTCACTGCCCTCGGTTATCCGCTGGCCAAGTACCTGGAGTTCCGCTGGAACATGGCGCAGGGCATCACCGGCGAGGCGGGCATCTTTTTCACGGTGTATTACTACCTCACCCTCACCCACCTGGTGCACGCCTTCTGGGGCATCCTGGGCATGCTGTGGGTGCTGGCGCGCCACAGCACGGGCAGCTACAGCGCGGAGAACCACGGCGGGCTGGAGGCGCTGGCGAGCTACTGGCACGCCACCGACATCATCTGGCTGGTGATCTTTTCCTTCTTCTACGTGCTGGCCTGA
- a CDS encoding PLP-dependent aminotransferase family protein, translated as MTLYQQIAEQTGQLIAAGVLRPGDRLPSVRHVCRSHGVSAVTVMQAYYLLESRGLIEARPKSGYFVRARLGQRLPEPHMPRPAAGSAPLAVSDFIFQILESVKDRSVVPLGSSFPAPELFPFAKLGRFLAAAARRLSPGDTVADLPPGRAALRRQIALRYHARGAAVSPEEIVVTSGAMEGLNLCLQAVTRPGDVIAVESPTFYAGLQASERLGLKVIEIPSHPREGVSVEALEAALRTHPVKACLLMLNFANPTGALVPAARREALVELLRRHQVPLIEDDVYAELFFGAEPPPCTRALEADGLLMHVSSFSKSLAPGFRVGWVAGGRFAAQIVRQKLTTSLATTVAVQDALAEFLQHGGYDRHLRQLRERLAQGEAALVEAVERHFPPGTRLARPAGGYFLWLELPPGADALALHQAALARGISLAPGPIFSAQREFGRCIRLNFGHPLDGGVDEPVATLAALLREQLGAAASVAIGNRVD; from the coding sequence ATGACGCTCTACCAGCAGATCGCCGAACAGACCGGCCAGCTGATCGCCGCCGGCGTGCTGCGCCCCGGCGACCGCCTGCCCTCGGTGCGCCACGTATGCCGCAGCCACGGGGTGAGCGCGGTCACGGTGATGCAGGCCTACTACCTGCTGGAGAGCCGCGGGTTGATCGAGGCGCGGCCCAAGTCCGGCTACTTCGTGCGCGCCCGTCTCGGCCAGCGCCTGCCCGAACCGCACATGCCGCGTCCGGCGGCCGGCAGCGCGCCGCTGGCGGTGAGCGACTTCATCTTCCAGATCCTGGAGAGCGTCAAGGATCGCAGCGTGGTGCCGCTCGGCTCCAGTTTCCCCGCGCCGGAACTGTTCCCGTTCGCCAAGCTCGGCCGCTTCCTGGCCGCCGCGGCTCGCCGGCTCTCCCCCGGCGACACGGTGGCCGACCTGCCGCCGGGCCGTGCCGCGCTGCGCCGGCAGATCGCGCTGCGCTACCACGCGCGTGGCGCGGCAGTGTCGCCCGAGGAGATCGTCGTCACCTCGGGGGCGATGGAGGGGCTCAACCTCTGCCTGCAGGCGGTGACCCGCCCGGGCGACGTGATCGCGGTCGAGTCGCCGACCTTCTACGCCGGCCTGCAGGCGAGCGAGCGCCTGGGCCTGAAGGTGATCGAGATCCCCTCGCACCCGCGCGAGGGGGTGAGCGTGGAGGCGCTGGAAGCGGCGCTGCGCACGCATCCGGTGAAGGCCTGCCTGTTGATGCTGAACTTCGCCAACCCCACCGGCGCGCTGGTGCCGGCGGCGCGCCGCGAGGCACTGGTGGAACTGCTGCGCCGCCACCAGGTGCCGCTGATCGAGGACGACGTGTATGCCGAGCTCTTCTTCGGCGCCGAGCCGCCGCCGTGTACCCGCGCGCTGGAAGCCGACGGCCTGCTGATGCACGTGTCCTCGTTCTCCAAGAGCCTGGCGCCGGGTTTCCGGGTCGGCTGGGTGGCCGGCGGGCGTTTCGCGGCGCAGATCGTGCGCCAGAAGCTCACCACCAGCCTGGCGACCACGGTGGCGGTGCAGGACGCGCTGGCCGAGTTCCTGCAGCACGGCGGCTACGACCGCCACCTGCGCCAGCTGCGCGAGCGCCTGGCGCAGGGCGAGGCCGCGCTGGTGGAGGCGGTGGAGCGCCACTTTCCGCCCGGCACCCGGCTCGCGCGCCCGGCCGGCGGTTACTTCCTGTGGCTGGAACTGCCGCCCGGCGCGGATGCGCTGGCGCTGCACCAGGCGGCGCTGGCACGGGGCATCAGCCTCGCGCCCGGGCCGATCTTCTCCGCGCAGCGCGAGTTCGGCCGCTGCATCCGGCTCAACTTCGGCCATCCGCTCGATGGCGGGGTCGATGAGCCGGTCGCCACGCTCGCTGCCTTGTTGCGCGAGCAGCTCGGTGCTGCGGCATCTGTTGCTATCGGAAATCGCGTCGACTGA
- the ccoG gene encoding cytochrome c oxidase accessory protein CcoG: protein MASAASRVQEARIELYRRKGKIHARETRGRWNSLRWAMVWLTQIVFYGGCWLSWERGGQVQQAVLFDIAGRKFHLFGLTLWPQDALLLAIMLIVAAAALFLATALAGRVFCGFACPQTVYTAIFAWVEARVEGDHLARAKLDAAPLSVRKAALRATKHGVWALIAGWTAISFVGYFTPIRELLPALAGLQLGPWEGFWLLFYGSFTYVQAGLAREAVCQHMCPYSRFQGVMVDRHTRNASYDAARGEPRRAGRRDGACVDCGICVQVCPTGIDIRDGLQYQCINCGLCADACDTVMAKLGAPAGLVRFASEAELAGERVAAGLRPRVWVYGALAVAFTVAGLWLLVERPLLRVDVLRDRGTLLRETQDGQVENGYTLNVANLLEAPRRLAVAVEGLGGAQIVGERVFRAGAGSVTPLRVTVAMPAGGGLSGVQALRFVVTDEGDGATRVVEPSTFILP from the coding sequence GTGGCAAGTGCGGCGAGCAGGGTTCAGGAAGCGCGGATCGAGTTGTACCGGCGCAAGGGCAAGATCCACGCGCGCGAGACGCGTGGGCGCTGGAACAGCCTGCGCTGGGCAATGGTGTGGCTCACCCAGATCGTTTTCTATGGCGGTTGCTGGCTGAGCTGGGAACGCGGCGGCCAGGTGCAACAGGCAGTGCTGTTCGACATCGCCGGGCGCAAGTTCCATCTCTTCGGGCTCACGCTGTGGCCGCAGGACGCGCTGCTGCTCGCCATCATGCTGATCGTCGCCGCGGCGGCGCTCTTTCTCGCCACCGCGCTGGCCGGGCGGGTGTTCTGCGGTTTCGCCTGTCCGCAGACGGTCTACACGGCGATCTTCGCCTGGGTGGAGGCGCGCGTCGAAGGCGACCACCTGGCGCGCGCGAAGCTCGACGCCGCGCCGCTCAGTGTGCGCAAGGCCGCACTGCGAGCCACCAAGCATGGGGTGTGGGCGCTGATCGCCGGATGGACCGCGATCAGTTTCGTCGGCTACTTCACCCCGATCCGCGAGCTGCTGCCCGCGCTCGCCGGCCTGCAACTCGGGCCGTGGGAGGGGTTCTGGCTGCTGTTCTACGGCAGCTTCACCTACGTGCAGGCCGGGCTCGCGCGCGAGGCGGTGTGCCAGCACATGTGTCCCTACTCGCGCTTCCAGGGCGTCATGGTCGACCGCCACACCCGCAACGCCTCCTACGACGCCGCGCGCGGCGAGCCGCGCCGGGCCGGGCGGCGCGACGGAGCCTGCGTCGATTGCGGCATCTGCGTGCAGGTGTGCCCGACCGGCATAGACATCCGCGACGGCCTGCAGTACCAGTGCATCAACTGCGGCCTGTGCGCCGATGCCTGCGACACGGTGATGGCGAAGCTCGGCGCGCCTGCCGGGCTGGTGCGCTTCGCCTCGGAGGCGGAACTGGCCGGCGAGCGCGTGGCGGCCGGGCTGCGGCCGCGGGTGTGGGTGTATGGCGCGCTCGCCGTCGCCTTTACCGTCGCTGGCCTGTGGCTGCTGGTCGAACGCCCCTTGCTGCGCGTGGATGTGCTGCGCGACCGCGGCACGCTGCTGCGCGAAACCCAGGACGGGCAGGTGGAGAACGGCTACACCTTGAACGTCGCCAACCTGCTGGAAGCGCCGCGCCGGCTCGCGGTGGCGGTGGAAGGCCTGGGCGGTGCGCAGATTGTCGGCGAACGGGTGTTCCGCGCCGGGGCCGGCAGCGTGACCCCGCTGCGGGTGACTGTGGCCATGCCGGCCGGCGGCGGCCTGTCCGGCGTGCAGGCGCTGCGCTTCGTGGTCACCGACGAGGGCGATGGCGCCACGCGGGTGGTGGAGCCCAGCACCTTCATCCTGCCCTGA
- a CDS encoding HAD family hydrolase: MDLVLFDLDNTLLIGDSDFAWAQFLIGKGVLDREVQEAKNVAFYEQYKAGTLDIFEFLDFQLAPLARHPRAQLDAWHREFMESAIAPMIGQPARELARHHLDRGALVAVVTATNAFVTGPIAREFGIPHLVATIPAMENGAFTGKPRGTPAFKAGKIERVEAWLESLGLHFGSFEQSWFYSDSHNDLPLMARVDKPVAVDPDDTLRAHAQQNGWPVISLRGA; this comes from the coding sequence GTGGACCTGGTTCTCTTCGATCTCGACAACACCCTGCTCATCGGCGACTCGGACTTCGCCTGGGCGCAGTTCCTCATCGGCAAGGGCGTGCTCGACCGCGAAGTACAGGAGGCGAAGAACGTCGCCTTCTACGAGCAGTACAAGGCCGGCACGCTGGACATCTTCGAGTTCCTCGACTTCCAGCTCGCCCCGCTCGCCCGCCACCCGCGCGCCCAGTTGGACGCCTGGCACCGCGAGTTCATGGAAAGCGCCATCGCGCCGATGATCGGCCAGCCGGCCCGCGAACTGGCGCGCCACCATCTGGATCGTGGGGCCCTGGTCGCGGTGGTCACCGCCACCAACGCCTTCGTCACCGGGCCGATCGCCCGCGAGTTCGGCATTCCGCATCTGGTGGCGACGATTCCGGCGATGGAAAACGGCGCCTTCACCGGCAAGCCGCGCGGCACCCCGGCCTTCAAGGCCGGCAAGATCGAGCGCGTCGAAGCCTGGCTGGAATCGCTCGGCCTGCACTTCGGCAGCTTCGAGCAGAGCTGGTTCTACAGCGACTCGCACAACGACCTGCCGCTGATGGCGCGGGTGGACAAGCCGGTCGCGGTCGACCCGGACGACACCCTGCGCGCCCACGCGCAGCAGAATGGCTGGCCGGTGATCTCGCTGCGCGGCGCCTGA
- the hda gene encoding DnaA regulatory inactivator Hda yields the protein MKQLVLDIRRDAAPSFDNFVAGNNEELIAALRATILGESHLYLWGALGGGRSHLLQASVAEAQAAGRPVVYLPGGEVCDSLPDTLDALLAIDDVDRLAEDAQVALFNAFNRARANRQTLLLAGPCAPLALALREDLRTRIGQCLIYEVQPLDDASRAAILAGQAERRGLRLGDDVLDYLLRHGRRDLPSLLATLDALDDASLERKRAITLPLLRELMQGGLDI from the coding sequence GTGAAGCAGCTCGTCCTCGACATCCGCCGCGACGCGGCGCCCTCCTTCGACAATTTCGTCGCCGGCAACAATGAAGAGCTGATCGCCGCGCTGCGCGCGACCATCCTCGGCGAGTCCCACCTCTACCTGTGGGGCGCGCTCGGCGGCGGGCGCAGCCACCTGCTGCAGGCCAGCGTGGCCGAGGCACAGGCCGCCGGCCGGCCGGTGGTCTATCTGCCCGGCGGCGAGGTATGCGACAGCCTGCCGGACACCCTCGACGCCCTGCTCGCCATCGACGACGTCGACCGCCTTGCGGAGGACGCGCAAGTGGCGCTGTTCAACGCCTTCAACCGCGCCCGCGCCAACCGCCAGACCCTGCTGCTCGCCGGCCCCTGCGCCCCGCTCGCGCTCGCCCTGCGCGAGGACCTGCGTACCCGCATCGGCCAGTGCCTGATCTACGAAGTGCAGCCGCTGGACGACGCCTCGCGCGCCGCCATCCTCGCCGGCCAGGCGGAACGCCGCGGCCTGCGCCTCGGCGACGATGTGCTCGACTACCTGCTGCGCCACGGCCGCCGCGACCTGCCCAGCCTGCTGGCCACGCTGGACGCGCTCGACGACGCCTCGCTGGAGCGCAAGCGCGCCATCACCCTGCCCCTGCTGCGCGAACTGATGCAGGGCGGGCTGGACATCTAG
- a CDS encoding AI-2E family transporter: MTPSRASDTRQTLVWIGVGLALLALFYVLSPILAPFAIAAVLAYICDPAVNALVARRVPRPAAVLLVILGIGLLLTLLVGIMVPMVYSETTALFRRLPDLLDHFNQRVAPWLTERFNVDVQLDAAFLRELVREHGENAQDLLRVLLTHARSGGMALIALVANLFLIPIVMFYLLQEWPRLLASLRDIVPRPWLERSMRIIGDIDSVMSEFLRGQLSVMMLLAVFYSLGLWLAGLNFALPVGVITGLLVFIPYVGFGGGLLLAILAALLQGGGWAPLIGVAVVYGLGQLLESFVLTPYLVGERIGLHPLAVIFALMAFGQLFGFVGMLVALPVSAALLVGLREVKGAWFASRLYRGEGGNGDGA; the protein is encoded by the coding sequence ATGACCCCTTCCCGCGCGTCCGATACCCGCCAGACCCTGGTCTGGATCGGGGTCGGCCTGGCCCTGCTGGCGCTGTTCTACGTCCTGTCGCCCATCCTGGCGCCCTTCGCCATTGCCGCGGTACTGGCCTACATCTGCGACCCGGCGGTCAACGCCCTGGTGGCACGCCGGGTACCGCGCCCGGCCGCGGTGCTGCTGGTCATCCTCGGCATCGGCCTGCTGCTCACCCTGCTGGTGGGCATCATGGTGCCGATGGTGTATTCCGAGACCACCGCCCTCTTCCGCCGCCTGCCCGACCTGCTGGACCACTTCAACCAGCGCGTTGCCCCGTGGCTGACCGAGCGCTTCAACGTGGACGTCCAGCTCGACGCCGCCTTCCTGCGCGAGCTGGTGCGCGAACACGGCGAGAACGCGCAGGACCTGCTGCGCGTGCTGCTCACCCATGCGCGCAGCGGCGGCATGGCGCTGATCGCGCTGGTCGCCAACCTCTTCCTGATCCCCATCGTGATGTTCTACCTGCTGCAGGAATGGCCGCGCCTGCTCGCCAGCCTGCGCGACATCGTGCCGCGCCCCTGGCTGGAGCGCAGCATGCGCATCATCGGCGACATCGACTCGGTGATGTCCGAATTCCTGCGCGGGCAGCTCTCGGTGATGATGCTGCTGGCGGTGTTCTACAGCCTGGGGCTGTGGCTGGCCGGGCTCAATTTCGCGCTGCCGGTGGGCGTCATCACCGGCCTGCTGGTGTTCATCCCCTATGTCGGCTTCGGCGGCGGCCTGCTGCTGGCCATCCTCGCCGCGCTGCTGCAAGGCGGCGGCTGGGCGCCGCTGATCGGCGTGGCAGTGGTCTATGGCCTGGGCCAATTGCTGGAGAGCTTCGTGCTCACGCCCTATCTGGTGGGCGAGCGCATCGGCCTGCATCCGCTGGCGGTGATCTTCGCGCTGATGGCCTTCGGCCAGCTGTTCGGCTTCGTCGGCATGCTGGTCGCGCTGCCGGTAAGCGCCGCGCTGCTGGTGGGCCTGCGCGAGGTCAAGGGCGCCTGGTTCGCCAGCCGCCTGTACCGCGGTGAGGGTGGCAACGGGGACGGCGCGTGA
- the purM gene encoding phosphoribosylformylglycinamidine cyclo-ligase, with the protein MTASKPSLSYRDAGVDIDAGDALVDRIKPLAKRTMRPEVLGGIGGFGALFELTGKYREPVLVSGTDGVGTKLKLAFQWNKHDTVGQDLVAMSVNDILVQGAEPLFFLDYFACGKLEVDTAADVVSGIARGCELSGCALIGGETAEMPGMYPAGEYDLAGFAVGAVEKSEIIDGSKIVPGDVVLGLASSGAHSNGYSLIRKIIDLARPDLDADFHGRPFRDVVLEPTRIYVKPMLALMRAMPGAVKGMAHITGGGITENVPRILAEGLTARIDAAAWTLPPLFQWLKEAGNVDAQEMYRVFNCGIGMAVIVSAADADAAQAKLAEAGETVFRIGRIDSRVEGEAPTIVG; encoded by the coding sequence TTGACCGCCTCCAAACCCTCTCTTTCCTATCGTGACGCCGGTGTGGACATCGACGCCGGCGACGCCCTGGTCGACCGCATCAAGCCGCTCGCCAAGCGCACCATGCGCCCCGAAGTGCTGGGCGGCATCGGCGGCTTCGGCGCGCTGTTCGAGCTGACCGGCAAGTACCGCGAGCCGGTGCTGGTGTCCGGCACCGACGGCGTGGGCACCAAGCTCAAGCTCGCCTTCCAGTGGAACAAGCACGACACCGTGGGCCAGGACCTGGTGGCGATGAGCGTGAACGACATCCTCGTGCAGGGTGCCGAGCCGCTGTTCTTCCTCGACTACTTCGCCTGCGGCAAGCTGGAAGTGGATACCGCCGCCGATGTGGTGTCCGGCATCGCGCGCGGCTGCGAACTGTCCGGCTGCGCGCTGATCGGCGGTGAAACCGCCGAGATGCCCGGCATGTACCCGGCGGGCGAATACGACCTGGCCGGCTTTGCGGTCGGCGCGGTGGAGAAGTCCGAGATCATCGACGGCTCGAAGATCGTGCCGGGCGACGTGGTGCTGGGGCTGGCCTCCAGCGGCGCGCATTCCAACGGCTATTCGCTGATCCGCAAGATCATCGACCTGGCCCGGCCGGACCTGGATGCCGACTTTCACGGCCGCCCCTTCCGCGACGTGGTGCTGGAACCCACCCGCATCTACGTCAAGCCCATGCTCGCGCTGATGCGCGCGATGCCCGGCGCGGTGAAGGGCATGGCCCACATCACCGGCGGCGGCATCACCGAGAACGTGCCGCGCATCCTGGCCGAGGGTCTCACCGCGCGCATCGACGCCGCGGCCTGGACCCTGCCGCCGCTGTTCCAGTGGTTGAAGGAGGCCGGCAACGTGGACGCGCAGGAAATGTACCGCGTGTTCAACTGCGGTATCGGCATGGCGGTGATCGTCTCCGCGGCCGACGCCGACGCCGCCCAGGCCAAGCTCGCCGAGGCGGGCGAGACCGTGTTCCGCATCGGTCGTATCGACAGCCGCGTCGAGGGCGAGGCGCCGACCATCGTCGGCTGA
- a CDS encoding efflux RND transporter periplasmic adaptor subunit, giving the protein MVASLAGIVALAGAAWYANRTPPAAPVATAQGNAATVVETAEVRRVAMADEAAALGTLRSNESVVLRPEVAGRIKAILFREGTPVKRGAVLVELDAAVQRAELQQARASLDLAESNFRRTEDLFARRFVSQSARDESASRLEVARAAVALADARLRRMLLVAPFDGVVGIRQVSVGDFVKDGDALVNLEDISVLKVDFRLPETLLPRLRVGQALEVGSDSLPGERFAAQVDAIDPLVDAQGRAVLIRASLDNPEGRLRPGMFARVRLILEERPEVAVVPEEALVPSPGDTQYVFRVVGERAERVAIRTGVRRDALVEVLEGLAPGDRVVTAGQLKLRDGAAVRVVPGAAGG; this is encoded by the coding sequence GTGGTGGCGAGCCTGGCGGGCATCGTTGCGCTGGCCGGCGCCGCCTGGTATGCCAATCGCACGCCGCCCGCAGCGCCGGTCGCGACTGCTCAGGGCAATGCGGCGACCGTCGTCGAGACGGCCGAGGTCCGCCGCGTGGCCATGGCCGACGAGGCCGCCGCGCTGGGCACGCTGCGCTCCAACGAATCGGTGGTGCTGCGCCCGGAGGTGGCCGGACGCATCAAGGCCATCCTGTTCCGCGAAGGCACGCCGGTGAAGCGCGGCGCGGTGCTGGTGGAGCTCGACGCCGCGGTGCAGCGCGCCGAACTGCAGCAGGCGCGGGCCAGCCTGGATCTCGCGGAATCCAACTTCCGTCGTACCGAGGACCTGTTCGCCCGCCGCTTCGTCAGCCAGAGCGCGCGCGACGAATCCGCCAGCCGCCTGGAGGTGGCACGTGCCGCGGTGGCGCTGGCCGATGCCCGCCTGCGCCGCATGCTGCTGGTCGCGCCTTTCGACGGCGTCGTCGGCATCCGCCAGGTCAGCGTGGGCGACTTCGTCAAGGATGGCGATGCGTTGGTGAACCTGGAGGACATCTCGGTGCTGAAGGTGGACTTCCGCCTGCCCGAGACCCTGCTGCCGCGCCTGCGTGTCGGCCAGGCGCTGGAGGTGGGCAGCGATTCGCTGCCCGGCGAGCGCTTTGCGGCGCAGGTCGATGCGATCGATCCGCTGGTCGACGCCCAGGGCCGCGCGGTGCTGATCCGTGCCAGCCTGGACAACCCGGAAGGCCGCCTGCGCCCCGGCATGTTCGCCCGCGTGCGGCTGATCCTGGAAGAACGCCCCGAGGTTGCCGTGGTGCCGGAAGAGGCACTGGTGCCCTCGCCGGGTGACACGCAATACGTGTTCCGCGTGGTCGGCGAGCGTGCCGAGCGTGTGGCCATCCGCACCGGCGTGCGGCGCGATGCGCTGGTGGAAGTGCTCGAAGGCCTCGCCCCCGGCGACCGGGTGGTGACCGCAGGCCAGCTCAAGCTGCGCGACGGCGCGGCCGTGCGTGTGGTCCCCGGCGCCGCCGGCGGCTGA